In one Nocardia tengchongensis genomic region, the following are encoded:
- a CDS encoding TIGR03086 family metal-binding protein — protein MISTYEELLASGTELLALDARAVRTSIDVVAGLTPADLDAPSPCAGWTLRDLLEHMIVQHYGFAAAARGEDDRSLWKPQPLGEDPVGEYRAAAEHVLATFAEPGVLERQFPLPEIRDGIVIPGSLAVSFHFIDYVVHAWDVARALGTTVAFDDDVLAAAWPVAEAVPRGPARERPGSSFAPELAVAQTPGLDRILAVLGRSPRWPE, from the coding sequence ATGATAAGCACCTACGAAGAATTACTGGCCTCGGGAACCGAACTGCTCGCACTCGACGCCCGCGCGGTGCGGACGAGCATCGACGTGGTGGCGGGCCTGACCCCGGCGGACCTGGACGCGCCCAGCCCGTGCGCGGGCTGGACACTGCGAGATCTGCTGGAGCACATGATCGTTCAGCACTATGGCTTCGCGGCGGCGGCCCGCGGGGAGGATGATCGGTCGCTGTGGAAGCCGCAGCCGCTGGGGGAGGATCCCGTCGGTGAATACCGGGCGGCCGCCGAGCATGTGCTGGCAACTTTCGCCGAGCCGGGCGTGCTGGAACGGCAGTTCCCGCTGCCGGAGATCCGCGACGGCATCGTGATCCCGGGGTCGCTGGCGGTCAGCTTCCATTTCATCGACTACGTCGTGCACGCCTGGGACGTGGCGCGCGCACTCGGGACGACCGTCGCGTTCGACGATGACGTGCTCGCCGCCGCGTGGCCGGTGGCCGAGGCGGTCCCGCGCGGCCCGGCCCGAGAGCGGCCGGGCTCGTCGTTCGCCCCCGAACTGGCGGTGGCGCAGACCCCGGGACTGGATCGGATTCTGGCCGTACTCGGCAGGTCCCCGCGCTGGCCCGAGTAG
- a CDS encoding AMP-binding protein, with translation MHPLLTRLPNSAVVAWTLDGLRRVADLIQGAPTALIVNAEDSRMKLGAGVVRQMVSSGVVRTYRPDVGLRQIGGLAKWGFSLGGGYAAAAAHSPQRAAVVDDRYSSTFDQLHARSNALAGAFTALGFGPGTSVGLLCRNHTGMVECMVAAGKSGADAVLLNTGLPACQIEEIVQRHRLAAVFADSEFEPLLHHLPAGVARFTSDDAPPDPGRTTIEDLIAMRQDPPRKTPRPGRLVVLTSGTSGTPKGARRPHPKGFGTVAALLSRIPFGTNETMFIPAPLFHTWGLGALQMSTAVRATVLLGDHFDAEDCLRRIAEHKVTALVVVPIMVNRILDLPSHVRDRYDLSSLRIVASCGAPLDGATVLRFLETFGEILYNVYGSTEVSWASIADSADLRVSPTTAGRPPLGTKLAVLGPDRRPVPVGATGRIFVGNHMLFDGYTDATPPDEADGMLDTGDIGYLDASGKLFVAGRDDEMIISGGENVFPRAVEEALSHLPQVSEVAVVGVPDHEFGQRLAAFVVRRPGSGLDSDMVRNYIRHRVSRFSVPRDVTFLEALLRNQTGKILKRTLIAPA, from the coding sequence GTGCATCCGCTGCTGACGCGGCTGCCCAATTCGGCGGTGGTGGCCTGGACGCTGGACGGGCTGAGACGGGTCGCCGACCTGATCCAGGGCGCGCCGACCGCGCTGATCGTCAATGCCGAGGATTCGCGAATGAAGCTGGGGGCCGGGGTGGTCCGGCAGATGGTGAGCTCCGGCGTGGTGCGCACCTACCGCCCCGATGTCGGTCTGCGCCAGATCGGCGGCCTGGCCAAGTGGGGGTTCAGCCTGGGCGGCGGCTACGCGGCGGCGGCCGCGCACTCGCCGCAGCGGGCGGCCGTGGTGGACGACCGGTATTCGAGCACCTTCGACCAATTGCACGCGCGCAGTAATGCTCTCGCCGGAGCCTTCACCGCCCTGGGTTTCGGTCCCGGGACCTCCGTGGGGCTGTTGTGCCGCAACCACACCGGCATGGTCGAGTGCATGGTGGCGGCCGGGAAGTCGGGCGCGGACGCGGTGCTGCTCAATACCGGCCTGCCCGCGTGCCAGATCGAGGAGATCGTGCAGCGGCACCGGCTCGCGGCGGTGTTCGCCGACAGCGAGTTCGAGCCGCTGCTGCATCATCTGCCCGCCGGCGTGGCCCGCTTCACCAGCGACGACGCCCCGCCGGATCCGGGCCGCACCACCATCGAGGACCTGATCGCGATGCGCCAGGATCCGCCGCGCAAGACGCCGCGGCCGGGCCGGCTGGTGGTGCTCACCTCCGGGACCAGCGGGACACCCAAGGGTGCGAGGCGGCCGCACCCCAAGGGTTTCGGGACGGTGGCCGCGCTGCTGTCGCGAATCCCGTTCGGCACCAACGAGACCATGTTCATCCCGGCTCCGCTGTTCCACACCTGGGGGCTGGGGGCGTTGCAGATGTCCACCGCCGTGCGCGCGACGGTGCTGCTCGGCGACCATTTCGACGCCGAGGACTGCCTGCGTCGAATCGCCGAGCACAAGGTGACCGCGCTGGTCGTGGTGCCGATCATGGTGAATCGAATCCTGGACCTGCCCAGCCACGTTCGCGACCGCTACGACCTGTCGAGCCTGCGCATCGTGGCCAGCTGCGGCGCCCCGCTGGACGGTGCGACCGTGCTGCGGTTCCTCGAGACCTTCGGCGAGATCCTCTACAACGTGTACGGCTCCACCGAGGTGTCGTGGGCGTCCATCGCCGACTCCGCCGACCTGCGGGTGTCCCCCACCACCGCGGGGCGGCCGCCACTGGGCACGAAACTCGCTGTGCTGGGCCCGGATCGGCGGCCGGTGCCGGTGGGCGCGACCGGCCGCATCTTCGTCGGCAATCACATGCTCTTCGACGGCTACACCGATGCCACCCCGCCCGACGAGGCCGACGGCATGCTCGACACCGGCGATATCGGCTACCTCGACGCCTCGGGCAAGCTGTTCGTGGCCGGGCGCGACGACGAGATGATCATCTCCGGCGGCGAGAACGTCTTCCCCCGCGCGGTCGAGGAGGCGCTCTCGCACCTGCCGCAGGTGAGCGAGGTGGCGGTGGTGGGCGTGCCCGACCACGAATTCGGCCAGCGGCTGGCGGCTTTCGTGGTGCGGCGGCCCGGTTCGGGCCTGGACTCCGACATGGTCCGCAACTACATCCGGCACCGGGTCAGCCGCTTCTCGGTGCCGCGCGACGTCACCTTCCTGGAGGCGTTGCTGCGCAACCAGACCGGGAAGATCCTCAAGCGGACGCTGATCGCGCCCGCCTGA
- the glgB gene encoding 1,4-alpha-glucan branching protein GlgB, with protein MNRRDLLLLAAGTHPDPHTVLGAHPHADGTIVRVLRPHADAVAARVDGVDHPLTHRDHGVFEAVLPFAELWDYRIVSSYPGGRTVVDADGYRFLPTLGDVDLHLLGEGRHERLWEVLGAHPKRYPSLDGEVTGTAFAVWAPNARGVAVIGDFDGWTGKTAPMRKLGDSGVWELFLPGIGPGALYKYRVHGADGRVVDHADPMAYATETPPATASVITESEFTWSDGEWLRKRTRTDPLRAPVSIYEVHLGSWRPGLGYREIAEQLAEYVLTQGFTHVELLPVAEHPFGGSWGYQVTSYFAPTARFGSPDDFRYLVDHLHRKGIGVILDWVPAHFPRDEWALARFDGTALYEHSDPRRGEQLDWGTYVFNFGRHEVRNFLVANALYWIEEFHLDGLRVDAVASMLYLDYSRPDWEPNIHGGRENLEAVAFLQEMNATVHKHHPGVLTIAEESTTWPGVTRATEVGGLGFTMKWNMGWMHDTLGYLARDPVHRSWHHNEVTFSLTYAWSENYLLPISHDEVVHGKGTLWTRMPGDDYAKAGGVRALLAYMWAHPGKQLLFMGQDFGQFREWDHDRGLDWHELENPLHRGIQTLVGDLNRLYAAQPALWSQDTSPGGYAWIDADDRDNNVLSFLRYGADGAILACVYNFSGQHLTGYRVGLPESEQVSWYEVLNTDAVAYGGSGAGTTGAIPAEPQPWHGRPVSATLTLAPHSAVWLSAAPSD; from the coding sequence ATGAATCGGCGTGACCTCCTGCTGCTCGCGGCGGGCACGCACCCCGATCCGCACACCGTGCTGGGCGCGCACCCGCATGCCGACGGAACGATCGTGCGGGTGCTGCGGCCGCACGCCGACGCCGTCGCGGCCCGCGTCGACGGTGTGGATCATCCACTGACACATCGTGATCACGGCGTGTTCGAGGCGGTCCTGCCGTTCGCGGAGCTGTGGGACTACCGCATCGTCAGCTCGTACCCGGGCGGGCGCACCGTCGTGGACGCGGACGGGTACCGCTTCCTGCCCACCCTCGGCGACGTCGACCTGCACCTGCTCGGAGAGGGCCGGCACGAACGGCTGTGGGAGGTGCTCGGCGCGCACCCGAAGCGCTACCCCAGCCTCGACGGCGAGGTGACCGGCACCGCCTTCGCGGTGTGGGCCCCCAACGCGCGCGGCGTCGCCGTCATCGGGGACTTCGACGGCTGGACCGGAAAGACCGCGCCCATGCGCAAACTCGGCGATTCCGGGGTGTGGGAACTATTTCTGCCCGGCATCGGCCCGGGAGCGCTGTACAAGTACCGCGTGCATGGGGCGGACGGGCGGGTCGTCGACCACGCAGACCCCATGGCCTACGCCACCGAGACGCCGCCCGCGACCGCCTCGGTCATCACCGAGAGCGAATTCACCTGGAGTGATGGGGAATGGCTGCGGAAACGTACCCGCACCGATCCGCTGCGCGCACCGGTCAGCATCTACGAGGTGCACCTCGGTTCCTGGCGGCCCGGGCTCGGCTACCGCGAGATTGCCGAACAACTCGCCGAATACGTGCTCACCCAAGGCTTCACGCACGTGGAGCTGCTACCGGTGGCCGAGCATCCCTTCGGCGGCTCCTGGGGCTACCAGGTCACCTCCTACTTCGCGCCCACCGCGCGCTTCGGCTCCCCCGACGACTTCCGCTATCTCGTGGATCACCTGCACCGCAAGGGCATCGGCGTGATCCTGGACTGGGTGCCCGCGCACTTCCCCCGCGACGAATGGGCGCTGGCCAGATTCGACGGCACCGCCCTCTACGAGCACTCCGACCCGCGCCGCGGCGAGCAACTCGACTGGGGCACCTACGTTTTCAACTTCGGCCGCCACGAGGTCCGCAACTTCCTGGTCGCCAACGCGCTCTACTGGATCGAGGAGTTCCACCTCGACGGCCTGCGCGTGGACGCCGTCGCCTCCATGCTCTACCTGGACTATTCGCGCCCGGACTGGGAGCCCAACATCCACGGCGGCCGCGAGAACCTGGAGGCGGTCGCCTTCCTGCAGGAGATGAACGCGACCGTCCACAAACATCACCCGGGCGTGCTGACCATCGCCGAGGAATCCACCACCTGGCCCGGCGTCACCCGCGCCACCGAGGTCGGCGGACTCGGGTTCACCATGAAATGGAACATGGGCTGGATGCACGACACCCTCGGCTACCTGGCCCGCGATCCGGTGCACCGCAGCTGGCACCACAACGAGGTCACCTTCTCGCTCACCTACGCCTGGAGCGAGAACTATCTGCTCCCGATCAGCCACGACGAGGTCGTGCACGGCAAGGGGACACTGTGGACCCGCATGCCCGGCGACGACTACGCCAAGGCGGGCGGGGTGCGCGCGCTACTGGCCTACATGTGGGCGCATCCGGGCAAGCAGCTGCTGTTCATGGGCCAGGACTTCGGCCAGTTCCGGGAATGGGACCACGATCGCGGACTGGACTGGCACGAGCTGGAGAACCCGCTGCACCGCGGCATCCAAACCCTGGTCGGCGACCTCAACCGGCTCTACGCCGCACAGCCGGCGCTGTGGAGCCAGGACACCTCGCCGGGCGGCTACGCCTGGATCGACGCCGACGACCGCGACAACAATGTGCTGTCGTTCCTGCGGTACGGCGCCGACGGCGCCATCCTGGCCTGCGTGTACAACTTCTCCGGCCAGCACCTCACCGGGTACCGCGTCGGGCTGCCCGAGTCCGAACAGGTTTCGTGGTACGAGGTGCTCAATACCGACGCCGTCGCCTACGGCGGCAGCGGCGCGGGCACGACCGGCGCGATCCCGGCCGAGCCCCAGCCCTGGCACGGGCGGCCGGTCTCGGCGACCCTGACGCTGGCACCGCACAGCGCCGTCTGGCTGTCCGCCGCGCCGAGCGACTGA
- a CDS encoding PaaI family thioesterase, producing the protein MSEQQVEALAPEEHHEGGFRPIQTLGRDASRGGPHYGEFIEQVRGLMDRVRLASPTDEVALEAIATLKELNAKLDSAVGDEWDAPAWHRNDLPARGNITLPPFLIDAASAEGVRARITFRTFHLGGNSAAHGGHIALGFDDLLGMTVALNTRAVTRTAFLHVDYRSITPLNTELQVHGWVERQEGRKVFVRATLHDGDRLCAEAHGLFLLLKPGQQ; encoded by the coding sequence ATGAGCGAGCAGCAGGTCGAAGCACTGGCCCCCGAGGAGCACCATGAGGGCGGGTTCCGGCCGATTCAGACTCTCGGCCGCGACGCGAGCCGGGGCGGGCCGCACTACGGGGAGTTCATCGAGCAGGTGCGCGGTCTCATGGACCGGGTCCGGCTGGCCTCCCCCACCGACGAGGTCGCGCTGGAGGCCATCGCCACGCTGAAGGAGCTCAACGCCAAGCTCGACTCCGCGGTCGGCGACGAGTGGGATGCGCCCGCCTGGCACCGCAACGACCTGCCCGCGCGCGGCAATATCACCCTGCCGCCGTTCCTGATCGACGCCGCGAGCGCGGAGGGCGTGCGGGCACGGATCACCTTCCGCACCTTCCACCTGGGCGGCAACAGCGCCGCGCACGGCGGCCACATCGCTCTGGGCTTCGACGACCTGCTCGGCATGACCGTGGCGCTCAACACCCGGGCGGTCACCCGCACCGCCTTCCTGCACGTCGACTACCGGTCCATCACGCCGCTCAACACCGAGCTGCAGGTGCACGGCTGGGTGGAGCGGCAGGAGGGTCGCAAGGTGTTCGTGCGCGCCACCCTGCACGACGGCGACCGGCTGTGTGCCGAGGCGCACGGCCTGTTCCTGCTCCTCAAGCCGGGCCAGCAGTAG
- a CDS encoding alpha-1,4-glucan--maltose-1-phosphate maltosyltransferase produces MTGRIAIDDTAPAIPGGRPSKAVVGEVVPVRAVVWREGHEAVAATLAVTGPDTARTQRIRMSPEYEPDVFNAVFTPGTPGRWTFRIEGWSDPIATWRSGVEAKLAVGQSAVDLANDLELGARLLDRAALAVPKQQWQVLRAAAAALRSDAQLPARVAPAFSAEVGEILRANPLREFVTNGPLHTVQVDRQRALYGSWYEFFPRSTGGRDAAGNPVHGTFATAAADLPRIAAMGFDVVYLPPIHPIGKVNRKGPNNSLTAGPEDVGSPWAIGSDEGGHDAIHPQLGTEADFLDFVTAARELGLEVALDLALQCAPDHPWVTAHPEWFITLPDGTIAYAENPPKKYQDIYPLNFDNDPDGLYAEVLRVVRHWITLGVTIFRVDNPHTKPADFWEWLIAAVHRKHPEIIFLSEAFTRPARMYGLARRGFSQSYTYFTWRTHKHELEEFGRELAAKADEARANLFVNTPDILHESLQYGGPGMFAIRAVLAATLGATWGVYSGFELYEHQALRPGSEEYLDTEKFQLRPRDFAGAAARGESLEPWLTRLNEIRRAHPALRQVRCIHFHHVDNDALLAFSKMDPTTGDAVLVVVNLNPFGAEHGMVSLDLPAIGREWHDRPLVTDDVTGEEYHWGQSNYVRLDPNRAAAHILTLPPVPAAARTELAYRRSFR; encoded by the coding sequence GTGACCGGCCGCATCGCCATCGATGACACCGCCCCCGCGATACCCGGCGGCCGGCCGTCGAAGGCCGTGGTCGGCGAGGTCGTCCCGGTCCGCGCCGTGGTGTGGCGCGAGGGACACGAGGCGGTGGCCGCCACCCTCGCCGTGACCGGCCCGGATACGGCACGCACGCAACGCATTCGCATGAGTCCGGAGTACGAGCCGGACGTGTTCAACGCGGTCTTCACCCCCGGCACGCCGGGGCGCTGGACCTTCCGCATCGAGGGCTGGAGCGATCCGATCGCCACCTGGCGCTCCGGGGTCGAAGCCAAACTGGCGGTCGGGCAGAGCGCCGTCGACCTGGCCAACGACCTCGAACTCGGGGCGCGCCTGCTGGACCGGGCCGCGCTGGCGGTGCCCAAACAACAGTGGCAGGTACTGCGCGCGGCGGCCGCCGCCCTGCGCAGCGACGCCCAGCTGCCCGCCCGAGTGGCGCCCGCGTTCAGCGCCGAGGTGGGCGAGATCCTGCGGGCGAACCCGTTGCGGGAGTTCGTGACCAACGGACCGCTGCACACCGTGCAGGTGGATCGGCAGCGCGCGCTGTACGGGTCCTGGTACGAATTCTTCCCACGCTCGACAGGCGGCCGGGACGCCGCGGGCAACCCCGTGCACGGCACCTTCGCCACCGCCGCCGCCGACCTGCCGCGCATCGCGGCCATGGGCTTCGACGTGGTGTACCTGCCGCCGATCCACCCGATCGGCAAGGTGAATCGCAAGGGGCCCAACAACTCCCTGACCGCCGGGCCCGAGGATGTGGGCTCACCGTGGGCGATCGGCTCCGACGAGGGCGGCCACGACGCCATCCACCCGCAGCTCGGCACCGAAGCCGACTTCCTCGACTTCGTGACCGCCGCAAGGGAATTGGGCCTGGAGGTGGCGCTGGACCTGGCGTTGCAGTGCGCCCCCGATCACCCCTGGGTGACGGCGCACCCGGAATGGTTCATCACGCTGCCCGACGGCACCATCGCCTACGCGGAGAATCCGCCGAAGAAGTACCAGGACATCTACCCGCTCAATTTCGATAACGACCCCGACGGGCTCTACGCCGAGGTGCTGCGGGTGGTGCGGCACTGGATCACGCTGGGCGTCACCATCTTCCGGGTCGACAATCCGCACACCAAGCCCGCCGACTTCTGGGAATGGCTGATCGCCGCCGTGCACCGCAAGCACCCGGAGATCATCTTCCTGTCCGAGGCGTTCACCCGCCCGGCTCGCATGTACGGTCTGGCCCGGCGCGGATTCAGCCAGTCCTACACCTATTTCACCTGGCGCACCCACAAACACGAGCTGGAGGAGTTCGGCCGCGAACTGGCCGCCAAGGCCGACGAGGCGCGCGCCAACCTGTTCGTCAACACCCCGGACATCCTGCACGAGAGCCTGCAATACGGCGGGCCGGGCATGTTCGCGATCCGCGCGGTGCTGGCCGCGACGCTCGGCGCGACCTGGGGCGTGTACTCCGGCTTCGAACTGTACGAGCACCAGGCGCTGCGGCCCGGCAGCGAGGAGTACCTGGACACCGAGAAATTCCAGCTGCGCCCCCGCGATTTCGCCGGGGCGGCCGCGCGCGGCGAATCCCTGGAGCCGTGGCTGACCCGGCTCAACGAGATCCGGCGCGCGCATCCGGCGCTGCGGCAGGTGCGCTGCATCCACTTCCACCACGTGGACAACGATGCGCTGCTGGCCTTCTCGAAAATGGACCCGACCACCGGTGACGCCGTCCTGGTCGTGGTGAACCTGAACCCGTTCGGCGCCGAGCACGGCATGGTGTCGCTCGACCTGCCCGCCATCGGCCGCGAATGGCACGACCGGCCGCTCGTCACCGACGACGTCACCGGCGAGGAATACCACTGGGGCCAGAGCAATTACGTGCGCCTGGACCCGAACCGCGCGGCCGCCCACATCCTCACCCTGCCGCCGGTGCCCGCCGCCGCGCGCACCGAACTCGCCTATCGCAGATCGTTCCGATGA
- the glgP gene encoding alpha-glucan family phosphorylase — translation MKALRRFTVRAHLPERLSALTELATNLRWSWHGPTQDVFAELDPRLWVEVGNDPVRMLGEVPAARLDELASDEAYTRRVDAAAADLRDYLARPSWFQKQQRGPRGIAYFSMEFGVTEVLPNYSGGLGILAGDHLKAASDLGLPLVGVGLLYRSGYFRQSLTADGWQAEHYPALDPMGLPLRLLTDGDWGAPVLIHVAMPEGRVLRARVWIAQVGRIPLLLLDSDIAENDPELRAVTDRLYGGDQDHRIKQEILAGIGGVRAVRAYTRANGLPDPDVFHMNEGHAGFLGIERIREFMVTGMDFDTALTAVRAGTVFTTHTPVPAGIDRFASALVRRYFGGAHGERESPVLPGVSVDRILAMGREADPSVFNMAHLGLRLAQRANGVSKLHGEVSRAMFAPLWPGFDTAEVPIGSITNGVHAPTWAAREWIDKARELIGDELVEEARGWERLCDVDLRELWSTRNTLRGVLVDEVRRRLRASWLERGAANAELGWIDEAFDPRVLTVGFARRVPTYKRLTLMLRDPDRLRAMLLDPERPVQLVVAGKSHPADEGGKALIQQIVRFADDPAVRHRIVFLPDYDISMARYLYWGCDVWLNNPLRPLEACGTSGMKSALNGGLNLSIKDGWWDEMCDGENGWSIPTADGVRDEHRRDDLEASALYELLERAVLPRFYDRDHDDLPVRWMEMVRHTLRTLGPKVLASRMVRDYAVDYYAPAAAAFGAVSADDFKGAQDLSLYRRRVESAWPTVKVLQVDSGGLADIPVIGAELDLRARIDLGGLAPADVSVQAVLGKVSPTDDLTDVHTFTMRHDGNDAGADVFTIRTPVPISGAVGYTIRILPHHPLLASDAELGLIATPSP, via the coding sequence GTGAAGGCATTGCGTCGATTCACCGTTCGCGCCCATTTGCCCGAGCGGCTGTCAGCTTTGACCGAGTTGGCGACCAATCTGCGCTGGTCCTGGCATGGGCCCACGCAGGATGTGTTCGCCGAGCTGGATCCCCGCCTGTGGGTGGAGGTCGGGAACGATCCGGTGCGGATGCTGGGCGAGGTGCCCGCCGCGCGGCTCGACGAGCTGGCGAGTGACGAGGCTTACACCCGGCGCGTGGACGCGGCCGCCGCGGACCTGCGCGACTACCTGGCCCGCCCCAGCTGGTTCCAGAAGCAGCAGCGCGGTCCGCGCGGGATCGCCTACTTCTCCATGGAGTTCGGCGTCACCGAGGTGCTGCCCAACTATTCGGGCGGGCTCGGGATCCTGGCGGGCGACCACCTCAAGGCCGCCTCCGATCTGGGCCTGCCCCTCGTCGGCGTCGGATTGCTGTACCGCTCCGGCTATTTCCGGCAGTCGCTGACCGCCGACGGCTGGCAGGCCGAGCACTACCCGGCACTGGACCCGATGGGCCTGCCGCTGCGGCTGCTCACCGACGGCGACTGGGGCGCGCCGGTGCTCATCCACGTGGCCATGCCCGAGGGCCGGGTGCTGCGCGCCCGGGTGTGGATCGCCCAGGTGGGACGGATTCCGCTGCTGCTCTTGGACTCCGACATCGCCGAGAACGATCCCGAACTGCGCGCGGTCACCGACCGGCTCTACGGCGGCGACCAGGACCACCGCATCAAGCAGGAGATCCTGGCCGGGATCGGCGGGGTGCGCGCGGTGCGCGCCTACACCCGCGCCAACGGGCTGCCCGACCCCGACGTCTTCCACATGAACGAGGGCCACGCCGGTTTCCTCGGCATCGAGCGCATCCGTGAATTCATGGTCACCGGAATGGATTTCGACACCGCGCTGACCGCGGTCCGGGCCGGCACCGTGTTCACCACCCACACCCCGGTCCCCGCCGGCATCGACCGGTTCGCGAGCGCGCTGGTGCGCCGCTACTTCGGCGGCGCGCACGGCGAACGGGAATCCCCGGTGCTGCCCGGTGTTTCGGTGGACCGCATTCTGGCGATGGGCCGCGAAGCCGATCCGTCGGTGTTCAACATGGCTCACCTGGGGTTGCGACTCGCCCAGCGCGCCAACGGCGTGTCGAAATTGCACGGTGAGGTCAGCCGCGCCATGTTCGCGCCGCTGTGGCCGGGCTTCGACACCGCCGAGGTGCCGATCGGCTCCATCACCAACGGCGTGCACGCCCCCACCTGGGCCGCGCGCGAATGGATCGACAAGGCCCGCGAGCTGATCGGCGACGAACTCGTCGAGGAGGCCCGCGGCTGGGAACGCCTCTGCGATGTGGACCTGCGGGAACTGTGGTCCACCCGGAACACGCTGCGCGGCGTCCTGGTCGACGAGGTGCGCCGCCGGTTGCGGGCCTCCTGGCTGGAGCGCGGCGCGGCCAATGCCGAACTCGGCTGGATCGACGAGGCTTTCGACCCGCGCGTGCTGACGGTCGGCTTCGCCCGCCGCGTCCCCACCTATAAGCGCCTCACCCTGATGCTGCGCGACCCGGACCGCCTGCGTGCCATGCTGCTCGACCCCGAGCGTCCGGTGCAGCTGGTGGTGGCCGGCAAGTCCCATCCCGCGGACGAGGGCGGCAAGGCCCTCATCCAGCAGATCGTCCGGTTCGCCGACGATCCGGCCGTGCGTCACCGCATCGTCTTCCTGCCCGACTACGACATCTCCATGGCCCGCTACCTGTACTGGGGCTGCGACGTCTGGCTCAACAACCCGCTGCGCCCGCTCGAGGCGTGCGGCACCTCCGGCATGAAGTCCGCCCTCAACGGCGGCCTCAACCTGTCCATCAAGGACGGCTGGTGGGATGAGATGTGCGACGGCGAGAACGGCTGGTCCATCCCCACCGCCGACGGCGTCCGCGACGAGCACCGCCGCGACGACCTGGAGGCGTCGGCGCTCTACGAACTGCTGGAACGCGCGGTGCTGCCGCGCTTCTACGACCGCGACCACGACGACCTGCCGGTGCGCTGGATGGAGATGGTCCGCCACACCCTGCGGACCCTGGGCCCGAAGGTGCTGGCCTCCCGCATGGTCCGCGACTACGCCGTCGACTACTATGCGCCCGCCGCCGCGGCCTTCGGCGCGGTGTCGGCCGACGACTTCAAGGGCGCCCAGGATCTGTCGCTGTACCGTCGCCGCGTCGAATCCGCCTGGCCCACCGTGAAAGTCCTGCAGGTGGACAGCGGCGGCCTGGCGGACATCCCGGTGATCGGCGCGGAACTGGACCTGCGGGCCCGCATCGACCTCGGCGGCCTGGCGCCCGCGGACGTGAGCGTGCAGGCGGTGCTGGGCAAGGTCTCGCCGACCGACGACCTCACCGACGTCCACACCTTCACCATGCGGCATGACGGAAACGACGCCGGTGCGGACGTTTTCACCATCCGCACGCCGGTGCCGATCTCGGGCGCGGTCGGCTACACCATCCGCATCCTGCCGCACCATCCGCTGCTGGCCTCCGACGCGGAACTGGGTTTGATCGCCACACCCAGCCCGTGA